The Silene latifolia isolate original U9 population chromosome Y, ASM4854445v1, whole genome shotgun sequence sequence gagataAAGCAAattacgttcttcactttaatcacattgttagcaaatcccggagtttggaaggtcggatttcaccgttcgttataccgttgagatccttgcatcgagggtaagacctatgtaccatttgtatagtatttcctttaagttgtttaaaccctaatatggggatttgggggttttgtgtagattgtgatttggtagtgttatatgtttgtatgataggaggaggttttgtagaagaggctttttgatacaaaattggagagaccgtctgattgttgtgctttccaggtaggatttcctactcagtattagtcccataatgagatgattgttgatgtgttgagatttattgtttgattaatatcgtaattgtattgtgatggttgtgattgtgattgtttgtctatggttctcgagatgcgttctcggctgagtggagtcacttgcgggagtggcttcacgccctagtttcgcccttcgtggaacccgccatggaaggggatgtgcacattaatggatagggttatcgctcaatatgaggagcggggattaggtgggtacggctgcggtccctcactggcagggctggtccagtggacagtcggtgattgagattgatgggactggtgtgattgtgtgtgtgtgtgtgtgacggtgtaagctgtctgtttgtcttattgttgatatatatataagttgtgtgattagtactaaccccggttgttgttttgtaaaacctgcggtgatccattcggggatggtgagcagtaatttagcaggtttgagttgagtactgggatagctgggatgtgccaccgtctgacgatagaagtcttccgctgtagcttcgTAGTTTTATAAACTTTACTTTTAGTTGATTATACAGTTGGTTTTaggacttgtacccgtattttgggatttggcttcagttgtacttttcactaaagttatatcatttaaagttgtttcgttattgtcttatgaatatcatgcctcgggtaaccgagatggtggcatccttatacctgagtgatccgggtaaggcacttgaagtatgggggtgttacatctgtGTATTAGGTTCAAAGAAGCTATTGACCGTAATGTTGTTGAAGAGTTTAATAAACTAACTCAAGTAGGATCTTTAAAAAATTATCTTGACAGTTTTGAAAATTTTAAATGGTTGATGTTGCAAAGAAATAGGTTGTTGCCTGATCAATATTTTTTGGATAGTTTGGTTGGAGGTTTGAAGGCTACTGTGAAGCCCTTTGTTAAGGCTTTTAAACTCGTGTCTCTTGCTGAAGCAGTAGAGTATGCTAGACTGCAAGAAGAGTTCATTTCTGCTAATAAAAGTGTGTCTAAAATGATAATGGATAAACCTGCTGAGAAATCTGTGATGACTAAACCTGGTTACAGCTCATACCAGACACCATTTAGACCTACAAATTATGACCACCAGAGAAATGACAATAGAATTAATTACAGAACCCCACAGAACTCTCAGTTTCCTCAGAAAAACAATAGTAAGTTTGTACCATTTAGGGGAAATAACAAAAATAGAGGCCCTGTACCTGTGGATGTAGAGGAAAGGAGGAAGAAGAATTTATGTTTTTACTGTGATGAGCAGTATTCTGTTGGACATGTGTGTAAAGGGAAACTATAGAGAATTCAGGTGATTCCCATAGAAGAAGGGGAAGAATTTGTTGGTGAAAATgaaatagaggaggaggaggtatTGGAAGAGGTCCAGGCAGGTAGTAAATAGTAGTCTGTGGAGGAACAACCATTAATTTCTTTAAATGCAATGGCTGGACACAGTTCTTTTCAAACCATGAGGGTGACAGGGAAAGTGAGGAATCAGGAAGTTCATGTTTTAATTGACTCTGGTAGTACCCATAATTTTGTTGATGAAGAGGTGGCTGGGTTGCAGAATGTCTACCACTTACCCCTTAGAAGTTTCAGTAGCCAATGGGGAGAAGATTCTCACTACCAAGGTGTGTAAGGGTTTTAAGTGGCAGTTACATGGAGTTGAGTTTAATGCTGATATTATGGTGGTACCCTTGGGTGGGTGTGAGATGGTGTTAAGAGTACAATGGCTAGCTTCCCTAGGGCCAGTGAGTTGGGAGTTAAGGGAGTTGAGGATGGATTTGTGTTATAAAGGAAAGAAGGTAGTATTGAGGGGATTAAAAGGGGGAAATTGTTTTTGAATGAGAGGAGAAAGAATGAGGAAAGGGTACAAGGGTGGCCAAATTTTTGCCTTACAAGTTCTCTCTGCAGATAAAGGAAACTCTGATATGTGTCAGTTGAACAATTCAGGAATATTAGAGGAAGTTTTGAATGAATTCAGTGATCTGTTTGAGGAACCAAAAACCCTCCCACCCCATAGAGCTCATGACCACAATATTCATTTGAAACCTGGTACTTCTCCCATTAATGTAAGACCATACATGTATCCTGTAATTCAGAAAGATGCAATAGAGCAAATTACTAAAGAAATGCTGGAGAATGGAGTAGTGCAGCACAATCAGAGCCCTTTTTCTTCACCTGTGGTGTTggtaaagaagaaggatgggTCATGGAGATTATGTGTAGATTATAGGGAGTTAAATAAACATACTATCAAGGACAAATTTCCCATACCCATAATTGATGAGCTTTTAGATGAATTACAAGGGTCAGTAATTTTCTCTAAAATTGATCTTAGGGCAAGTTACTGGAAAATTAGAATGAATGAAGCAGATGTGAATAAAA is a genomic window containing:
- the LOC141630448 gene encoding uncharacterized protein LOC141630448, with the translated sequence MAGHSSFQTMRVTGKVRNQEVHVLIDSGSTHNFVDEEVAGLQNVYHLPLRSFSSQWGEDSHYQDKGNSDMCQLNNSGILEEVLNEFSDLFEEPKTLPPHRAHDHNIHLKPGTSPINVRPYMYPVIQKDAIEQITKEMLENGVVQHNQSPFSSPVVLVKKKDGSWRLCVDYRELNKHTIKDKFPIPIIDELLDELQGSVIFSKIDLRASYWKIRMNEADVNKTAFRTHEGHYEFLDYEVTYRKGKENTVADSLSRISGGGLMAITITQIRADLLQKVYNSWQEPTCQQLIQELRSNQDSSSKFNWQNVQLTRKGKLAVRPDVALRQEILSLMHETSMGGHSGVYVTQKRISALFYWKNLKKDVRNLGKDTILVVVDRLSKYAHLLLLSHPFDAKTVAKQVGLLMSTAYHPQTDGQSEVVNKCLKTYLRCMTGENPKNWAQ